The DNA segment TCTCTGATCCTTCTTACTGCAGACTGTACTAAATTGAGTGCAGCTGCATTAATCCCAATGCAGACCTcacaaaacctagtgcggccATATTGCCATTTTTGCCTGAATATcatactctctgaacctcacttgtgcggacaaCACAGAATAgtatgcggccgcactggccttgctttgtcttgtcttgatacttgtgcaagtttcactccttttaagctgatctttgacatcttgtcaccttgttgatcaaacctacaatcaagcataacttgtgagcctttgggactattttgtacacatttctaatcaaaacttaagcaagaaggattATAAAATGTTgaaaaatccctagttatcatgtataaatgatgaaattcataCCAAGATAATGGGGATTGATTACCTTGATGATGGGAGGGGTTGGAGGACTTGAGAGGGTGGAGGAAACCCCTAAAATTCATCCAAATGAAGTGGGAAAAATAACCCCCAAAGATTTTATGTCAAAATAGGGTCGGAGTGAAAAGAAACGAAGATTTTCATAGACGCGGCGCCTGGGCGCCGAGTGGGGCGATGTGGTAATAAAATTTGTGTCTAGTAATGAAATTTGGAGGCTCTCTGATAATCTACACAgtcgcgccgcatggggcggcgcggtagtgtaaaattcttCCAATGTTTGGTAATTTTgtcataacttctggtaggagtgtccaaatgacaaacggtttgaagtgttagaaactagactcgaagatatttcatttgataggttgtgaatcatataaaactttATATAAATGTAGATATGATCGTCCAAAGTATAGTCTTGTGCGTgctcatttagaattttagtctatcatgtaattttctaacttggcttagactaAGGTTTTTCCTTGGACCCTAAATGACTTATGATATGACTCATAGACTTATTATCATAACCAGTTGATAACCATcacattaatactcatttaatgcatccacaactaattcaaatttacggggtgttacattatctcccccttgggatcattcatCTTCGAATGATTGTCATGGTTGTATCTTCGACTAACTCCGGACATTAAATGGGTCTGGTGGGAATGAATTTCATTAATAGTTGCATGCTAAATTGAATGAATACACGATTACTGAACTGATGAGATACTGAACTGAATAAGCACTAGACTGAATGCCTACTAAACTAACTAAACACTGAAAGACATGGAGATTGTAATATAAGGTCTAAATGAGAAGGTTATATACCTTCGACATTTCTCCAAAATACCTACCAACTAACAGAGTATAATACTAGATCCACATGGCCTCATAATACGCATAACATGAAACATATACATGAATACTAGTCTGTCACGGATACGTAAATCCTGAACTAGCATGGATATATGAATACTGAGCTGGCATGAATAATTGAGTGCTGAAATGATGTGAATATCTGATCACTGAACTCACATTAATGTCTGAGTATTAAGCTGGCGTGAATATCTGAGTACTGGACTGACAaaagtatctgagtactgaactggcTTGAATATTCTAACATGAGATCGGAATACTAGAAACATAAATGTCGTGACATGAGATCTGAATAATgaaaacttgaatgttataacatgacacgtgaaatactggtgtataacaactaattatagtggaaattctaactcataagctacttactCGATCCTTCATAGGATCTTATATGGGCTGATGTATCTAGGATTGAGCTTTCCTTTCTTCTCAAATATTATAACACCTTTCTCAGGCAAAACAtttagaaacacccaatcatcaacttgaaactctaggtctctatgttgCTTGTttgaataggacttttggcgactctgagctatcttcaaatgctcttgaatcaacttgactttctccatagacTGATTGACCAAATCTGGTCCCAGCAACTCCGCTTCACCAACTTCGAACCAACTAATTGGCAATCTGCACCTTCGCCCATAAAATTCATGCTTTCAAAATGAGTGAGATAATCCTATTATAATGTCCATATTTATCATCTCCACTAATGTATGCTTGTGTTCTGAGATAAACACTTGATTTTCTGCTGTTGGAcattcacttgctgacaattcagacacttggccacaaagtctgcaactttctttttcatgtcactccaccaataaatctccttaagatcatgatacatctttggtAAACCCTGGTGGATAGAATACCTGTAGTTGTGGGCTTCTGACATAATCCGCTCTATGAGCCCGTCTACATCTGGAACGCATAGTCTGCCTCTGTatctcaaagtaccatcatctcccccttttTAAAAAGCCATCGTCTTATGCATGTGAATACCCTCTTTCAGCTACAccaagtagggatcatcaaaccgTTTCTCCTTCACTTAGGCTTCTAAGGAGGAACGGGTCTTGTTCTACACAACAACTCCGCTATCTTTGGTGTCTGAAAGTTGAACTCTTACCTTGGCTAAGCAGTGGACTTCTTTCAACATAGTTCTCTTGTCTACCTTTTTCATGAGCTATACTTCCCACACTTGATTATCTTTTTAAGCACTTCATGAAAACACTTATAGTATTGTTGTGAGCTAAGTCACAGACCACAACTCGGAATATTAGAGTCTTATGCAATGGCGCTGCCCTCGTAATACATAACTGGGCATGATTTTATAGCTTATCTctgatcactttatcatcaatagCTAAGATCGGTGgtcattctactcactttgtgtttcttacacatgctagacatattccttgtggtaattatacaattttcctTCATTACCGAACTAATTTTCTTTTCCATATCCATGCTAACTATTCGGGTTTCAAATCTTTAACTGGACTTACTGAAAATTTTGGCttcaccccttagaccaaaggtcatatacttgcggatccttctatttttgttgggatccaaataacttttcttattttctatcattctttgcactctacgtcaatgactattcatcttccaacttacttctgAGTTAGGATAATCTACACAATCATAATAATCTAACTATGCTCACACTGTCAATCTTAGGGAAACCTCTTTTCGATAATTCTTAAAGGCCATTCTTTTGTAGTTTATCACTTACTGCTAgctgattttttttgtttattttccaCTGTCACTATACATCGGGTTTAACTTAAACTTCATGGGTTCTAACTCATGTTCGATATTTCAAACtgtcatccactcactagagTTAAGCTGGCTAAGTGAATCAAATCTTACCTCTACTAGCTATGCTGAAATTGCTAATTCACTATATTTAGTCAAAACTTATTTACTAttcttttactaaccacctgTTAGGATCATGTTTTCTTGCTCTGCTTTGAAtaactgtcgcacctcctttttctcctcacggaatcgggttcatgactTTTCGAGTATGGGACAACTTATATCTTTTGGAAatggggtttgcatttttgaaaagtcaccacctaacgattttaaggtacgttagggcacccataaggttcatttctaactatgtttgataaccagagacaaggtaagggcttaaaattatcacaaggggaaggtgttaggcacccctccatatccactagtgtggttcccggccagatagtttttgtgaatttgtgcaattaacaaataaacaagtagTGCTCAAATAAtgggggatttaagtttaaatacaaaagtgtttgaaaacgattaatgaaagcaaggttttgaaaagagttacaatctaagcatgcttatgaatgtaaaagggtgtcctaggtttgtttgtaatatggatcacatcaatgcactaCCCGACATGACACACCTCAAAAGAgaggatacacgtggtattagcgcactagCCATCATATCCATATATACCCTTCCCACAcagtgaaggtaattaaagcgagggttggtctcgacctctattgcatgttgttacctaTCCCTTCCGATCAGTCCTAGGGGAATTTAGAACATCTATCCTattaggggggggggggttctaggtagaccctcaggtttaaaggcaaaatactaaggtgacatacaaaatAGGTAGGACTACATTTAAAAGGGAAAATATAGAAACAAGCAGAAGGCTtagttatacctccacaaataatgcacatagacagcatgacttaTACATAGGCAAAgtctgaatttaaaatcctaaaacagggtgtttaagtgataacatcagaaccagatttattacatgacttagaaaagaagtccgaatcagatttgcctactgattttgaatagttgacagttaaacaaaggcagttcttgttttatttaagttattacctaagtcTTGCCTGGGCGTAAAGCAATATGCAGTAGTTGTTCCAAATCATTAAGAAAATTTGGAGCTTATTTACCCTAggagcatgttgttctagttgatacgaatgcAGAGGTTATTACTAGTTATATTAAATaggataatcaagtgtgaagctgtttttacctcttttataatcagcactttacactaagtgtgaatgcaagtgcaaataagatcctaaaacatggtgtctaaagttcatttataaaactcatgacgcagaattcctaagagcaggatttctaaatgcatatggcAGGGCTGCAGAATTtccctaagagcaggatttctaaatgcatagacATAGAGCATGGATCAATAAATGAGgtgctgaagcaagaaacataAGTCCTAAGAAAATGATTTCTAATGCATCGTATggatcctaagcatggtttctattgcacaattaggaatacAAACCTAATaatatgttttctacccttaacaaattATGACATGCATATTTACcttatcccttttcactagccaacccaatacttgtttacaaattattacagaccatatgattGAATTATATGAGAaatgtaaaataagaagttacaactataggaagcttgattctgacttcctctctgagttatgcaataaacCACATCAAATGCCAATATcgttccatagcctttctcatatctgggtatgtcagagttccctaaggacctcaagggattttgggtagtgcttacacccagattgcataaccaagaataagtgcagtgtggaaaggccagctcttatgtgtccaggttcagagggagctcaagggtctcaaagcaaggctcacacaaaaggggcaaaaCCTAGTATCCTAAgaatatatgtgagagtgcttgacatagtttgaaaagagtttgtttaaaaactGGACTAGCAAGcccattttgaaagcaatcagtaacaGAGATGATTGGAGGCAGTTGTAGTAGAAAACAAAACTCAAAAACCTTAAGAGGGGAGTTAGTAGTCACACAAGGTAGTCAATGGATTTGGGATACATAGACATTTGaatgtaaacacataaccccatcaagggtcttgagactggtttggacatgcacaacaatagctgataCTGGCACAATTACAAACTAGTCAGAAAGAACATAAACACATTAAAGGGATAGGGACTTGGGATTCAAAAGATGGTAAGTACATAATAAGTGATTGACAAAGTATGCGTTGAAATACACAtaggggagtgcattaatctaaaggggaaggaTAGACATTATAGCATGCTGGTAATATAACTTAACTGCAGGTTTCACAACAGAGTCACAAGAAGAAATACACCAAGAATGAGAGGAACTAAAACAATAAGAGAAGTATGTTGTTATTGAatctttaaaattaaactaggacatactagtCAAATGAGAAAAGTGCAGAAAATTAAAGCAAGTAGAATTCCACAgtgtagccttggctttcagccgactagacaagtagtatcacaagtagcagagaaaggagagtttgagtgtgtatgtgtgtgttatGAACTATATGTTTGTGtgtttaaagaagagagggtagagtatttatatctttgaaaaataggttgaaaataaggtaacaagtaaaggtttagcacaaatatggaagtaatcacaattagaatcccattaatacaagtactccctTTTAAACAAGGAATTACAACCTAACGGATACTAACATGGATaacttaaggaaagaaaatcagtcttAAGAAAGATTGGTTTtgtaccatataaggggtagtaaaagtatacaGTATATAATTGAGTTTAAGTACATAATATACTTAATTTGGGGAAGGATTCAGTAGGGGTGAAACATCATAGTAAATAAGGgaatggaatcaatcaacttaaacaaacgagtgAAAtattaggggtttataagaaaaccttgcaatcaaatcGTAAATTAAGGAAATTAAGATCAATCAAAAGGGagacatgattctgcacttcgacatataaatagaaaagaatgaacaggcgtatcagacatgcagggtcaaacatattAACAAAAGAAGcaactagatgaacacaaacatacaacAGTAACATGAGTAGGCTAAGGAATCAATAGTAAAAGAacctactcgaagcatggtagtcaacaaagtcaagtagtcatggctaacacatagAGCCAGAGAGAAAAACAACCTAACAGGTAAATAAgatcaacacacagaaacaagaaaGTCTTTAAACTCACAGTAATAAGTGaagaaaatctttaagaaattagggttttgccAAAGTTGAGTTAAAAGGCGGTAAGAACTCACGATCATTCAAGATAGACAAAGAAAAGGATCTAAACATGAAGAACTCAATCGAAACAAGTATACATACAAAATAAACAACGACAGTTCCAGAACCCCAGATAAAACCAAAGATACTTAGGGTCTTCAACACGATGAACCaagtagaagaaaacataaataaaccgttaaaacatagtaaaatcataagacaacactgaaaatcagaggtgaagtcttttaaaagaggttaagaaaaccctaatcttgaagatggagagtcactttgaaaaatcggaaaaacctttgagaaaaacaccaagaggttcataatatacacagatctaagacagatctgaaagaaaaatcagaaagtctttaaagttagggtttcggagaacccagaaAAGTGAAAAGACTTCGAAAatttaccgatctagccggaaaagtcatagatcttactcgaacggtcATGGATAGCCGGAAAATGGCATGGGAAACCATGGGAGGCGAGTGAACCACATCTGGTTCACTTGAATGCCTCAAAATGATGACACATGCTCAAGAGGGAGCCATAAGGCTggtaggtggtgagaccaccatagaTTCAGGCAAGAAGATGACCGGAGAAAGTGGGTGAagttcatcggagaggaggggagggGGGAAGGTTCTATTGTGAgtccgagagagagagagagagagagagagagagagagagagagagagagagagagagagagagagagagagataagaGTCAGTTGAGTGAGGaatgaaagggtttggggggtcgtttggtttaatttaggaaggggagccggggaccgttgatctgaatgatcaacggtccagattgtaTGGGGTAGGTAGGGATCCGAGTTTGGGTAGGATTTAAATGGTGTGGGTcgggtttaaattaaaatttgggctagaattgaaatacaaaaggggctgttatttaaataaccactatttcctttttaatttataaaaaatagtaaatagtttctgaaaaataaattgaaagtactaaagtgATTTATAATacctaattaacaatttaaaaatacaggatccaattttatgcatataaaacacaattaaaccttaaaatggctaatattgcaattatgtgcaatttagctttaaaaatactaaataaaattgtaaaaatatataaaaattaacctagccatattttggtataaatatagaaatacaatagatgaattttcaaaaccataattttggaaataattattgggtattttaTGGATAAGaaggaagaaaataaatcaatttaaacctttgaaattatgggaaaaataataaaacacttgagcatgcttatatatgcatatatatatatactattttgaagttattttgcatattgaaaatatatagggaaaaattgggtatcaacaactgcccctctttacctaggaaggatgaaagagttgtcggataaagatatgatggccaattttgaccgagcgaaaaggtttgaagaggtttaggctgCACGCtggcttctgagttgcctacatatctctagttctacaggaatcaggccatttGTAGATCAGGATCCATCGGGGGAGTATAATGATGAAAACATTTCAAGAACGGATGTTATATCTGGGGCTGGGTGAGTGAAcagtttacgggaatggttaggtctGATGGTGTAGCAGGCACTGGATCAGGGTTGCTCCTATTGGGAGGTAGCCGTTTCTCGTCATCTTACCTGCGAAtaaacaatacaagcatatattgtgcataaatttaaacatgatgcaaattccgtTGGACCATGAGTGTTGTCTtcggatgatgatgatgatgtccttagaccatgatatcctgggccatgaagcgtatgataaaggattcgcaggtcatgaaatgatgttctcgggctatgaggatgattcctccgaaccatgacgcctttgaataattatGTGCAAAAGATTCAAAGAGaccctcaggccatgacatggtgctctcgggctatgaagatggtgcctctgaacgatgacacctttggatgagttggcaatattttatcccatgaaggatgcagtagtatgatacggacaagacagagcttagtcttacgAATTgaagggtagagcttagcccgtaataaaagcgagataaatagtatttgggatagtgcttagtttcgaagaaaatggaggcagagcttagcctcggtaggcagaatgatagccttacgTAAAGAtacgaatgcagatggaggtagaacttaacctcggaaggcaaaatggtagccttttgcaatgcagatgcagatggaggtagagcctaacctcggaagagagaatggtagtcttatgcaagttggaaggcagaatggtagccctatgcaagttggaaggtagagtagccttatgtaatgcagatgcagatggagacactgtttagtctcggaaggcagaatggtagccttatgcaatgcagaatgcagatggagacaacgttttttctcggaaggcagaatggtagccttatacaaattgaaaggcagaatagtagccttatgcaatatcgATGCAGgcggagacagtgtttagtctcgcaaggcagaatggtagccttatgcaagaaataaaataacaaatgatagtagagttttcttagctgatagcagattgtggcattgtgattactgggaaCATTGTGACTACGGAGCATTTCTTATGTTTGCTgctagcaaatgttggcaagtgcaacggttttGAGAATCGTATTTTCGAACAATGTTTGTTCCGTGGCGTACAAcatgtttaatgatttcgcagTTCTAGTGCCtttatccaaagaaaaatcgtgagttttgcaagggggaaggttagttcgtatccccgctagcTTTGCTTGACTCTTTCGACTTTGAACTAGTGTTACCGTctatatcattggggtagcattgctaaacgaagcagtttcaataataaacatgcatgattttg comes from the Nicotiana sylvestris chromosome 4, ASM39365v2, whole genome shotgun sequence genome and includes:
- the LOC138889372 gene encoding uncharacterized protein; the encoded protein is MYHDLKEIYWWSDMKKKVADFVAKCLNCQQVNVQQQKIKCRLPISWFEVGEAELLGPDLVNQSMEKVKLIQEHLKIAQSRQKSYSNKQHRDLEFQVDDWVFLNVLPEKGVIIFEKKGKLNPRYISPYKIL